A genome region from Candidatus Methylacidiphilales bacterium includes the following:
- a CDS encoding NAD(P)H-dependent oxidoreductase produces MITLISGTNRPDSNTRKITAIVQGIYEKNQIPVRTLDLADLPRDLFSPASYGEKPAAFEPFSRAVVESSGLVVITPEYNGGMPGVLKYFIDMLPFPESFQARPVCFIGLAAGMWGALRPVEHLQQIFGYRNAFIYPERVFIPGVGGQLTSEGTLKNAELYERLNAQATGFATFASHFLSAGE; encoded by the coding sequence ATGATCACCCTCATCTCCGGCACCAACCGCCCAGACAGCAACACCCGCAAAATCACGGCCATCGTCCAGGGCATCTACGAAAAGAACCAGATCCCGGTCCGCACCCTCGACCTGGCCGACCTGCCTCGGGATCTTTTCTCGCCGGCCAGCTATGGTGAGAAGCCGGCGGCCTTCGAACCCTTCAGCCGCGCCGTGGTCGAATCCTCCGGCCTCGTCGTCATCACCCCGGAATACAACGGCGGTATGCCAGGCGTGCTGAAATACTTCATCGATATGCTGCCCTTCCCGGAAAGCTTCCAAGCCCGCCCGGTTTGCTTCATCGGCCTGGCTGCGGGAATGTGGGGCGCCCTCCGCCCGGTGGAACACCTCCAGCAGATCTTTGGCTACCGCAACGCCTTCATCTACCCCGAACGCGTGTTCATCCCCGGCGTCGGCGGCCAGCTCACCAGCGAGGGCACCCTCAAAAACGCTGAACTCTACGAACGCCTCAACGCCCAGGCCACCGGCTTCGCCACCTTCGCCTCACACTTCCTCTCGGCCGGGGAGTAG
- a CDS encoding thioredoxin domain-containing protein — protein MPNALIHEKSPYLLQHAHNPVDWLPWGEPAFARARDEDKPIFLSVGYSTCHWCHVMEHESFENPAVAAVMNGHFINIKVDREERPDVDQIYMAFVQATTGHGGWPMSVWLTPDRLPFAGGTYFPPEDRYGRPGFTTVLRRIAELWANERERLIKQGKEVVEALRGQAWTGAGAGEGLPGAEAASRTFRHFQRSFDPEQGGFGGAPKFPRPVVLDFLFRHAHQLGLHHEEGGAAAEMALATLRAMATGGMIDHIGGGFHRYSVDARWHVPHFEKMLYDQAQLAVSYLEAFQITGESFYSGVARDIFDYVARDLTSPEGGFYSAEDADSLPLAGAEKKTEGAFYVWREEEWARVLTPEEAAWFAGAFGLRTGGNVDPASDPHGELMGRNVLYGTPGGDPRWPGIRDKLRAARGLRPRPHLDDKILTAWNGLMISALARGSMVLGDKELAGRAGRAARFLRERMWDPQHGMLWRSYREGRSLVQGFLADHAFLIRGLLDLYEADGDAGWMEWAVELQAVQDRWFGEEGADCGGGYFVTRAGSDDLILRMKEDYDGAEPSGHAVSAWNLLRLHQWTRQEVYHDRALKLLSESATALRQQGPALPLLLSATAAAREPWQQVVLAGDFSSGHGPALLRGVRGKFVPHQILVHRSSEEVPGVFSGIKEWSAMKPVDGKPTVYRCRDFVCEVPLTEPQRGHIVGGNQSR, from the coding sequence GTGCCATGTGATGGAACACGAGTCGTTCGAAAATCCGGCGGTGGCGGCGGTGATGAACGGGCATTTCATCAACATCAAGGTGGACCGCGAGGAACGCCCCGATGTGGACCAGATCTACATGGCCTTTGTCCAGGCCACCACCGGTCATGGGGGCTGGCCGATGAGCGTCTGGCTGACGCCGGACCGGCTGCCTTTCGCGGGCGGGACGTATTTCCCTCCGGAAGACCGATACGGGCGGCCCGGCTTTACCACGGTATTGCGTCGCATCGCCGAACTTTGGGCCAACGAACGCGAGCGATTGATCAAGCAAGGGAAAGAGGTGGTGGAGGCCCTGAGAGGACAGGCATGGACCGGCGCGGGTGCGGGAGAGGGTCTGCCGGGTGCGGAGGCGGCGTCACGGACCTTCCGGCATTTCCAGCGCAGTTTTGATCCGGAACAGGGCGGGTTCGGTGGTGCGCCCAAGTTTCCCCGGCCGGTGGTGCTGGATTTTTTGTTCCGTCATGCCCATCAATTGGGCCTGCACCATGAGGAAGGCGGGGCCGCGGCCGAAATGGCGCTGGCCACCCTGCGTGCCATGGCCACGGGCGGGATGATCGACCATATCGGCGGCGGCTTCCACCGCTACTCCGTCGACGCCCGGTGGCACGTGCCGCATTTCGAAAAGATGCTCTACGACCAGGCACAGCTGGCGGTATCCTATCTGGAGGCCTTTCAAATCACAGGCGAATCTTTTTATTCCGGAGTGGCGCGCGACATCTTTGATTATGTGGCGCGCGACCTGACTTCGCCGGAGGGTGGATTCTATTCGGCCGAGGATGCGGACAGTTTACCCCTGGCGGGCGCGGAGAAAAAAACGGAAGGGGCGTTTTATGTCTGGCGGGAGGAGGAATGGGCCCGCGTGTTGACGCCGGAAGAGGCGGCCTGGTTTGCGGGGGCTTTTGGGCTCCGCACCGGGGGCAATGTGGATCCGGCTTCCGATCCCCATGGAGAATTGATGGGGCGCAATGTGTTGTATGGGACGCCGGGCGGTGATCCCCGCTGGCCGGGAATCCGGGATAAGCTGCGGGCGGCGCGGGGCCTGCGGCCACGGCCCCACCTCGATGACAAGATCCTGACGGCGTGGAATGGTTTGATGATTTCGGCATTGGCCCGCGGATCGATGGTGTTGGGGGATAAGGAGCTGGCGGGACGGGCGGGGAGGGCGGCTCGTTTCCTCCGCGAACGGATGTGGGACCCGCAGCACGGGATGCTGTGGCGCAGCTACCGCGAGGGTCGTTCCTTGGTGCAAGGGTTTCTGGCCGATCATGCGTTTTTGATCCGGGGGCTGCTGGATTTGTATGAGGCCGATGGCGATGCAGGCTGGATGGAGTGGGCAGTGGAATTGCAAGCGGTGCAAGACCGCTGGTTTGGCGAGGAGGGCGCAGATTGCGGAGGGGGCTATTTCGTCACCCGGGCCGGATCGGACGATCTCATCCTGCGCATGAAGGAGGATTACGACGGAGCCGAGCCCTCGGGCCATGCGGTGTCCGCGTGGAACCTCCTGCGTCTGCACCAGTGGACGCGTCAGGAGGTATATCACGACAGGGCACTGAAGTTATTGAGCGAATCGGCCACAGCGCTGCGGCAGCAGGGCCCGGCGCTGCCCTTGTTGCTTTCGGCAACTGCCGCCGCGCGCGAGCCTTGGCAGCAGGTGGTGTTGGCGGGTGATTTTTCCTCGGGGCACGGACCCGCTTTATTGCGGGGAGTTCGCGGGAAATTCGTTCCGCACCAGATCCTGGTCCACCGTTCCTCGGAAGAGGTGCCCGGAGTTTTCTCCGGCATCAAGGAATGGTCGGCCATGAAGCCTGTCGATGGGAAGCCGACGGTTTATCGCTGCCGGGATTTTGTGTGTGAAGTGCCGCTAACCGAACCCCAGAGAGGGCATATCGTGGGCGGCAATCAATCCCGGTGA
- the pepF gene encoding oligoendopeptidase F, whose product MLFGSPTPAAPAAKKVPLRSEIPASDTWNLDHLYPSIDTWEADLQRYQSLYPKYTEFKDTLARSATHLLNCLEFDKQLDLLVERLYHFCSLQCAEDGSNNDYLGREARLMHDITLAGEAASYLTPEIQAIPDATFEAFLADPLLQPWANKLRKLRRFKPHILSEKEERLLALAGLPLRAADEAFSQLTNVDMTFGTLRDETGREVELSQGAFSSFLVKRDPALRKAAFHQFYKEFSDHKFTLAATLAHSVKADVFRARVRNHPSAREAALFPDAVPVAVYDNLITAVRKNLDAIGEYYELRRRVLGLKELHHYDTYVPMVDKIEVRTTFDRACEQVVAAVAPLGEEYTTTLARGFRDRWCDRYETKGKRSGAFSSSSYGNPPYIMMNYKEDVFSDVYTLAHEAGHSMHSWFSQKHQAFQDYSYPIFLAEVASTFNEECLTHHLLETTSEPRMRAYILNRQVDDIRATLVRQTMFAEFEKVIHEMEEAGEPLTLDSFRAEYRKLLEVYHGPGLVLDSELELECLRIPHFYSAFYVYKYATGISAAIALSDQVLAGKDGARDRYLGFLKSGGSRYPLDTLREAGVDMTTPAPIEATLALFRKRIKELSEVL is encoded by the coding sequence ATGCTTTTCGGCTCCCCGACCCCGGCTGCGCCAGCCGCCAAGAAAGTCCCCCTGCGTTCGGAAATCCCGGCCTCCGATACCTGGAATCTCGACCACCTTTACCCCTCCATCGACACTTGGGAAGCCGACCTGCAACGATACCAGTCACTCTACCCCAAATACACGGAGTTCAAAGACACCCTCGCCCGCTCCGCCACCCACCTCCTCAACTGCCTGGAATTCGACAAGCAGCTCGATCTGCTCGTCGAACGCCTCTACCACTTCTGCTCCCTCCAGTGTGCCGAAGACGGCTCGAACAACGATTACCTCGGACGCGAAGCCCGGCTCATGCACGACATCACCCTGGCCGGTGAGGCCGCCTCCTACCTCACCCCGGAAATCCAGGCCATCCCCGACGCCACCTTCGAGGCCTTCCTCGCCGATCCCCTCCTCCAACCCTGGGCCAACAAACTGCGCAAACTCCGCCGCTTCAAACCCCACATCCTCTCGGAAAAGGAAGAACGCCTCCTCGCCCTCGCCGGTCTCCCCCTCCGGGCCGCCGATGAAGCCTTCTCCCAGTTGACCAACGTCGACATGACCTTCGGCACCCTTCGCGACGAAACCGGCCGCGAAGTCGAACTCTCCCAGGGCGCCTTTTCCTCTTTCCTGGTGAAACGCGATCCCGCACTGCGCAAGGCCGCCTTCCATCAGTTTTACAAGGAATTCAGCGACCACAAATTCACCCTCGCCGCCACCCTGGCCCACTCGGTCAAGGCCGACGTCTTCCGCGCCCGCGTCCGCAACCACCCCTCGGCCCGCGAAGCCGCCCTCTTTCCCGACGCCGTTCCCGTCGCCGTCTACGACAACCTCATCACCGCCGTGCGCAAAAACCTCGACGCCATCGGGGAATACTACGAACTCCGCCGCCGCGTCCTCGGATTGAAGGAACTCCACCACTACGACACCTACGTCCCCATGGTCGACAAGATCGAAGTCCGCACCACTTTTGACCGCGCCTGTGAGCAGGTGGTGGCCGCCGTCGCACCGCTGGGTGAGGAATACACCACCACCCTGGCCAGGGGATTCCGCGACCGCTGGTGCGACCGTTACGAGACCAAGGGCAAGCGCAGCGGAGCCTTTTCCTCCAGCAGCTACGGCAACCCACCTTACATCATGATGAACTACAAGGAGGACGTCTTCTCCGACGTCTACACCCTGGCCCACGAGGCCGGGCACTCCATGCACTCCTGGTTCTCCCAGAAGCACCAGGCCTTCCAGGACTACAGCTACCCCATCTTCCTGGCCGAGGTGGCCTCCACCTTCAACGAGGAATGCCTCACCCACCACCTGCTGGAGACCACATCCGAACCCCGCATGCGGGCCTACATCCTCAACCGCCAGGTCGACGACATCCGCGCCACCCTTGTCCGCCAGACCATGTTCGCGGAATTCGAGAAAGTCATCCACGAGATGGAGGAAGCCGGCGAGCCCTTGACCCTTGATTCCTTCCGTGCCGAATACCGCAAGTTGCTGGAGGTCTACCACGGCCCCGGCCTGGTGCTCGACAGCGAGCTGGAATTGGAATGCCTGCGCATCCCGCATTTTTATTCCGCCTTTTACGTCTACAAATACGCCACCGGCATCTCCGCCGCCATCGCCCTTTCAGACCAAGTCCTGGCCGGGAAAGACGGCGCCCGCGACCGCTACCTCGGCTTCCTCAAGTCCGGCGGCTCGAGATACCCGCTCGACACCCTCCGGGAGGCCGGGGTCGACATGACCACCCCCGCCCCCATCGAAGCCACCCTCGCCCTCTTCCGCAAACGCATCAAAGAATTATCCGAAGTCCTCTAA
- a CDS encoding PEP-CTERM sorting domain-containing protein (PEP-CTERM proteins occur, often in large numbers, in the proteomes of bacteria that also encode an exosortase, a predicted intramembrane cysteine proteinase. The presence of a PEP-CTERM domain at a protein's C-terminus predicts cleavage within the sorting domain, followed by covalent anchoring to some some component of the (usually Gram-negative) cell surface. Many PEP-CTERM proteins exhibit an unusual sequence composition that includes large numbers of potential glycosylation sites. Expression of one such protein has been shown restore the ability of a bacterium to form floc, a type of biofilm.), which produces MPVRGAEKAEKEMETSQYRMVLARWGVIAFFLTAGVSPVRALILFNLDNNANQTDPGTGVPWQTVGKVTNAAGTSVSGSAVYLGDGFLLTANHVTVGAGLDHITFDGTTTYPLDQTYFAGQVSRSIGGSVDLKLLRLTSSLPFSGANLLPVGVETTGPATAIGWGVGRNATPLGNATVGWGGDATSAKRWGLNGPEAVVNIGYGNGTYQAIATSNGGDDGAGSAYNPDGLGDSEAALTLYDSGSGLFQNISGNWYLIGIGTAVDVNFTSLYANDTFGVSGSGHGNYYVRVSSYYTGILAAIPEPSTSLLVVFGLAALSRLRCRSRA; this is translated from the coding sequence TTGCCGGTTCGAGGAGCGGAAAAAGCGGAGAAAGAAATGGAAACCAGCCAATACCGCATGGTTCTCGCCCGATGGGGCGTCATCGCCTTTTTTCTCACCGCAGGGGTTTCACCCGTTCGGGCGTTGATATTGTTCAATCTCGACAACAACGCCAACCAGACAGATCCCGGAACCGGTGTGCCTTGGCAGACAGTTGGCAAAGTGACCAATGCCGCGGGCACGTCGGTGTCGGGTTCAGCCGTCTACCTGGGGGACGGGTTCCTGCTCACGGCCAACCATGTGACGGTGGGCGCCGGTTTGGACCACATCACGTTTGATGGAACCACCACCTATCCCCTGGACCAGACCTATTTTGCCGGACAGGTTTCTCGCTCCATCGGGGGCAGTGTGGATTTGAAGCTCCTGCGGTTGACTTCCTCACTGCCTTTTTCCGGGGCCAACCTGTTGCCTGTGGGGGTGGAGACGACCGGTCCTGCCACCGCCATCGGGTGGGGGGTCGGGCGCAATGCCACCCCGCTTGGCAATGCCACGGTGGGTTGGGGGGGTGATGCCACTTCCGCCAAGAGATGGGGCTTGAACGGCCCGGAGGCCGTGGTGAACATCGGTTACGGCAACGGAACCTATCAGGCCATTGCCACCTCCAACGGGGGGGACGACGGGGCCGGTTCGGCCTACAATCCGGACGGTCTGGGGGATTCCGAGGCCGCCCTGACGCTTTACGATTCCGGTTCCGGGCTTTTCCAAAATATATCCGGCAATTGGTATCTGATCGGGATCGGCACGGCGGTGGATGTCAATTTCACTTCGCTCTATGCCAACGACACCTTTGGCGTATCCGGCAGCGGGCATGGCAATTACTACGTCCGTGTTTCCAGCTACTATACCGGCATTCTCGCGGCCATTCCGGAGCCATCTACCTCTCTGCTGGTGGTTTTCGGGCTCGCGGCCCTGTCGCGCCTTCGTTGCCGTTCCCGTGCTTGA
- a CDS encoding adenylate/guanylate cyclase domain-containing protein: MKPDPTPLEAALARQHAHHEARTERTSCLVVAGVVLICYVIAVAARPSANPAMFSGFTLLTALGTGMMLGLYVLVGRGWHAPLVKYLNVTVQVSLVSAVCVIDHLIVGPVFALSSLGPMVYPLVIALTALRLSPGLSVFAGLMSAVQFLGLYALVFRSGPGGGALDAVESLGWGVTWMKTTVLVAVGVAAALASRQFGRNTRQQVASALKNQSLQRLFGRYVSPAVAQAAVAEEGLLQTRRIHAVIVFGDIRGFTSFCGGRSPEEVTGVLNAYFEVACRVVEQEGGMVNKFIGDGFLALFGPFPSGILPEEAAARSARRLMREIPEVLSRHGLRLGLAIGSGEVVAGEIGSRDRCEFTVIGDPVNRTARLEGLNTVLGTTCLVTEEVEAKLSAEFARIPRGEHLLKGLANPVKVYELPE; this comes from the coding sequence TTGAAACCCGATCCGACACCCCTGGAAGCGGCCTTGGCCCGGCAACACGCGCACCACGAGGCGCGAACGGAGCGGACCAGTTGTCTGGTGGTCGCTGGGGTGGTATTGATTTGTTATGTGATCGCCGTGGCGGCGCGTCCGTCCGCGAATCCGGCAATGTTCTCCGGATTCACCCTTCTGACCGCCCTGGGAACGGGGATGATGCTGGGGTTGTATGTGCTGGTTGGACGGGGTTGGCACGCGCCCCTGGTCAAATACCTCAATGTGACCGTGCAGGTGAGCCTGGTGAGTGCGGTGTGTGTGATTGACCATCTGATTGTCGGGCCGGTTTTTGCGTTATCCTCCCTCGGGCCGATGGTCTATCCGTTGGTCATCGCCCTCACGGCCCTGCGCTTGAGTCCGGGTTTGAGTGTTTTTGCCGGGCTGATGTCGGCGGTTCAATTTCTCGGGCTGTATGCCCTGGTTTTCCGGAGTGGACCGGGAGGCGGGGCCCTGGATGCGGTGGAAAGCCTGGGTTGGGGGGTGACCTGGATGAAGACCACGGTTCTGGTGGCGGTGGGGGTGGCGGCGGCATTGGCCTCGAGGCAATTTGGACGCAACACGCGCCAGCAGGTGGCCTCAGCCTTGAAGAACCAATCGCTCCAGCGATTGTTCGGGCGTTATGTTTCCCCGGCGGTGGCCCAGGCGGCAGTGGCCGAAGAGGGGCTCCTCCAAACAAGGCGGATACACGCGGTCATTGTTTTCGGCGACATCCGAGGGTTCACCTCCTTCTGCGGGGGGCGCAGTCCGGAGGAAGTGACCGGGGTCCTGAACGCCTATTTTGAAGTGGCCTGCCGGGTGGTGGAGCAGGAGGGCGGGATGGTGAACAAGTTTATTGGAGATGGCTTTCTGGCATTGTTTGGGCCTTTTCCCTCCGGGATTTTGCCGGAAGAAGCGGCGGCCCGTTCAGCGCGGCGGTTGATGCGGGAGATACCGGAAGTGCTTTCACGTCATGGATTGCGTCTGGGTTTGGCCATTGGTTCCGGGGAAGTGGTGGCGGGAGAGATTGGTTCGCGCGACCGGTGTGAATTCACGGTCATCGGCGATCCGGTCAACCGGACGGCCAGATTGGAGGGCTTGAACACTGTGCTGGGGACTACCTGTCTGGTGACGGAGGAAGTCGAAGCGAAATTGTCGGCGGAGTTTGCCAGAATACCCCGCGGGGAGCATCTGCTCAAAGGTCTGGCCAATCCCGTGAAGGTTTACGAACTGCCAGAATAG
- a CDS encoding 23S rRNA (pseudouridine(1915)-N(3))-methyltransferase RlmH translates to MKLLLLTIGRPKLAYARAGIDEYLGRLRGAVEWTALKSGPRDEEGARLLAASEGCFRVVLDETGKSPNSRQLADQWTAWENRALHKVAFLIGGADGHAPTLKVRADWTWSLSPLTLQHELAAVVVLEQLYRAHTLRTGHPYHRD, encoded by the coding sequence GTGAAGCTCCTCCTCCTCACCATCGGAAGGCCCAAGCTCGCCTACGCCAGGGCCGGCATCGACGAATACCTCGGCCGTCTCCGCGGCGCGGTCGAGTGGACCGCCTTGAAAAGCGGCCCACGCGACGAAGAGGGCGCCCGTCTGCTGGCTGCCAGCGAGGGTTGCTTCCGCGTGGTGCTTGATGAAACCGGTAAGTCCCCCAACAGCCGCCAACTCGCCGACCAATGGACCGCTTGGGAGAACCGTGCTCTACACAAGGTCGCCTTTCTCATCGGTGGCGCGGATGGCCACGCCCCCACCTTGAAAGTTAGGGCGGACTGGACTTGGTCGCTCAGCCCCCTGACCCTCCAGCATGAACTCGCCGCGGTTGTGGTCTTGGAGCAACTCTACCGCGCCCACACCCTGCGCACCGGCCATCCCTATCACCGGGATTGA
- a CDS encoding NADPH-dependent FMN reductase: protein MSSGPSRPLITVISGTNRPGSRTRVLAEFTRRTYHDLGAEVWLIDLAAFPDDAVDATKEPPGFKEIADLFVAAKGLVIIAPEYNGEIPNVMKYFFGWIRNRANLQARPVCFIGLSTLEQGGAQAPVDQLHEIFGGRKNGYIYPVRMLLHDAEDKIDASSEMIDQDEVIKLNKQAEGFLGFCKRMKAGSEKF from the coding sequence ATGTCTTCCGGCCCCTCGCGTCCGCTCATCACGGTCATCTCCGGCACCAACCGCCCGGGGAGTCGCACCCGCGTTCTGGCCGAGTTCACCCGTCGCACCTACCACGACCTCGGGGCAGAAGTCTGGCTGATCGATCTGGCCGCCTTTCCAGACGACGCCGTCGATGCCACCAAGGAACCCCCCGGCTTCAAGGAGATCGCCGACCTCTTCGTCGCCGCCAAGGGCCTGGTCATCATCGCCCCGGAATACAACGGGGAGATCCCCAATGTGATGAAGTATTTTTTCGGCTGGATCCGCAACCGCGCCAACCTCCAGGCCCGCCCGGTTTGCTTCATCGGCCTCTCCACCCTCGAACAGGGCGGCGCCCAGGCCCCGGTCGACCAACTCCATGAAATCTTCGGTGGCCGGAAAAATGGATACATCTACCCCGTCCGCATGCTCCTCCACGACGCCGAGGATAAAATTGACGCGAGTTCTGAAATGATCGACCAGGATGAGGTCATCAAACTCAACAAGCAGGCCGAGGGCTTCCTCGGATTCTGCAAGCGCATGAAGGCCGGTTCGGAAAAATTCTGA